The segment TGGAACCCCAACATTCAGACGGTGCGCGCTGTGATCGGGCGGACGCCGAAGCGGCTCAACGTCTGCACCTCGTGCATCAAGGCCGGTAAGGTCTCGCGCTGACGCGCAGACCGGTACGCCGGTCACCAGCTTTCCCCGAAAGCCGACCACACCCCTCCGAGGGCCGTGGTCGGCTTTCGGCTTTTGCCGCGCGGGGAGCACCACCGGGGGCTCGGGGAACGGCGGGTCCGTGCTGCTGACGGCCGGAGCCCGTCGGAGTGTCCGTGCTGCTGCGGTGGTGAACGGAACCGGAAGCAGACGCGCGCAACGGCAGTGGACCGTCAGCAGCCACGGCCTCGCCGTTCCCCGAGCCCCTGAAATGCGCGCACTCGTGAGCCCCTGATCTCACCCCCGGGCCTGCCAGAAGTGGTCCACCGGCCCGATGCCGGCGCCGAGCGCGAAGCCGTGCGCGATGGCGCCGGTGACGTACGCCTTGGCGTGGGCGACGGCCTGCGGCACCGGGTCCCCGAGGGCGAGCCGCGCGGCGATCGCGCTGGCGAGGGTGCAGCCGGTGCCGTGGGTGTGCCGGTTGTCGTGGCGGGGGGCCCGGTACCAGTGGGTCCCGCCGTCGGGGCCGAGCAGCAGGTCGGCGGCCTCGCCCTCCAGGTGGCCGCCCTTGACCAGCACCCAGTCGGGGCCGAGGTCGCGCAGCGCCTTCGCGGCGTCGAGCATGTCGGCCTCGCCGGTGACGGTGCGCCCGGTGAGCTGGGTCACCTCATGCAGGTTGGGGGTGGCGAGGGTGGCGACCGGCAGCAGCCGGGTCCGGAGGGTGCCGACGGCGTCGGCGGCGAGCAGCGCGTCGCCGTGCTTGGAGACGCCGACCGGGTCGACGACCACGGGGGCGGGGGCGTCGGCGAGCAGTGCGGAGACGGTCTCGACGAGT is part of the Kitasatospora cineracea genome and harbors:
- the rpmB gene encoding 50S ribosomal protein L28, with protein sequence MAANCDVCGKGPGFGNSISHSHRRTPRRWNPNIQTVRAVIGRTPKRLNVCTSCIKAGKVSR
- the thiD gene encoding bifunctional hydroxymethylpyrimidine kinase/phosphomethylpyrimidine kinase — translated: MSTFAAAPPRVLTVAGSDSGGGAGIQADLKAMLALGVHGMSVITAVTAQNSLGVQGYWELPAEAVRAQYRSVVDDIGVQAVKTGMLASVELVETVSALLADAPAPVVVDPVGVSKHGDALLAADAVGTLRTRLLPVATLATPNLHEVTQLTGRTVTGEADMLDAAKALRDLGPDWVLVKGGHLEGEAADLLLGPDGGTHWYRAPRHDNRHTHGTGCTLASAIAARLALGDPVPQAVAHAKAYVTGAIAHGFALGAGIGPVDHFWQARG